In Heptranchias perlo isolate sHepPer1 chromosome 7, sHepPer1.hap1, whole genome shotgun sequence, a genomic segment contains:
- the LOC137323432 gene encoding collagen alpha-3(VI) chain-like — translation MSGLKPEDGHFCKVPEDYFHQWNAQESADLIFLIDGSVNVGSDNFQYIRDFIVNFIDNLDIGPDRFQIGVIQYSDEPVTKFYLNTYSTKTEVLDAVKRLQLKGGDEINTGAAVQFLVDNHLIESAGSRASERVPQAVVIITSSESSDDINQAELLLKQGSIYSFTIGRRGADTVELLQLATDPSFTAMISEFRDIANLQQQFLPLVTAVARREIIIEPLVITEGG, via the exons ATGTCTGGACTCAAGCCTGAAGATGGCCACTTCTGCAAGGTACCAGAGGATTACTTTCATCAGTGGAATG CGCAAGAATCGGCTGACCTAATTTTCTTAATTGATGGATCAGTCAACGTTGGAAGTGACAATTTTCAATATATACGCGATTTTATCGTAAATTTCATCGACAATCTCGACATCGGCCCTGACAGATTCCAAATTGGTGTGATACAATACAGCGATGAGCCCGTCACCAAGTTCTATTTAAACACATACTCCACGAAAACAGAGGTTCTGGATGCTGTGAAAAGACTTCAACTGAAAGGCGGAGATGAAATTAATACTGGCGCGGCCGTGCAGTTTCTAGTCGACAATCACTTAATTGAGTCAGCCGGCAGCAGGGCATCAGAAAGGGTACCGCAGGCAGTAGTGATTATCACTTCtagtgagtccagtgatgatatAAATCAGGCAGAACTATTACTAAAGCAAGGTAGTATATACTCATTTACTATTGGACGTAGAGGTGCCGACACTGTTGAACTTTTACAGCTTGCAACCGACCCTTCCTTTACTGCCATGATCTCGGAATTCCGTGATATTGCTAACTTGCAGCAGCAGTTTTTACCATTGGTCACAGCAGTGGCCCGAAGGGAAATAATTATTGAGCCTCTGGTTATTACTGAAG GTGGATGA